One window from the genome of Perca flavescens isolate YP-PL-M2 chromosome 17, PFLA_1.0, whole genome shotgun sequence encodes:
- the dlg5a gene encoding disks large homolog 5a isoform X2, with amino-acid sequence MEPKHKELLDQCHQNLLESITDADRLIELLIISGTLSQLDRFELDQNCSSSAEKVDHLLKMLMNKESDHFLDLCVALEKAYPDLYTALFSNNGGGPVDHSTGSTYSVLSTMPSDSESSSSLSSVGSPVNGEASSPPPAINDNRPSGDNLDTILFQLRQVTRERDELRKRLALASPGTTFDDCRPNSKPSHDYERLKSQCMRAMADLQSLQNQHTKTLKRCEEAVKEADFYHMLHSRILGEQTQLKEEMETLRRDDTQLVREHNHLKQSCEELKRLHSQDQKELADLRLQQQQVMREKGSSEVLNKLYDTAMDKLEGVKKEYDALSKRYSEKVANHNTDLSRLEQAEEENRRLQKQMDALLKQRDSAMHYQQQYSTSIRRFDSVQQELNKSSAQNKELQREMERLQSEVTRYKNLQLKAAKDCEKYKEERDSVFNEYRLIMSERDQVIKELDKLQTELEAAEARLKNTSSERVVASEELEALRQELNSSLVDRDRAICERNELLEKYCHEVKDKAEAQKELSQACKDIEMVREERDVARKERTEAIIQRDQLLREYYQARQKQDSATLDMERANKEIEMLRKQYEAMSQELKEATQEAEVAKCRRDWAFQERDKIVAERESIRTLCDNLRRERDRAVSDLADALRNLDDMRKQKNDALRELKELKEKMESQLEKEARFCQLMAHSSHDSAIDTDSLEWETEVVEFEKNRDDMDLKALGFDIAEGVNDPYLPGDCGIFVTRVDKGSIADGRLRVNDWLLKINDMDLTNKDRKQVVKAFLNGGGLINMVVRRRKSLGGRLLTPVHINLVGHQDSGIGLESGVFVTALVQGSPAAREGSLTVGDRLIAINGIALDNKSVTECEALLRSCRDSLSLSLMKFFPHSTSGQNIFESLRESSEKSNGRIHLSEIHSRNSRNLKHNSSTQTDIFCPDVGTTSTSSISGERRKVRGESDEVYSDISKPFSTGSLHATSLRPASDLGTGRYGPSAFQECCPYTKAPSSLPFDPVSASDCITMETTLEKKHSGGTWPKMMVGGMSVAPDNTSPVTAAAQLSIYKSPKQRKSIFDPDTFKRPETPSSKMEYMAANQIAAVAAAATSHSPQPSKTESLSSSSTPTPTPPTPPTRSDSFKFKHKHQSSSASDCTITSDGKGEAAISMAAGERSERERDRNGNHYFLDGKVLTSRKSCDEDIGRTRGEEPEVKRPRPKSAPALRRRMTPQTITLPSFQSYSNDEHSPEPRDMLRSSPSRSHRHSVGFVPTVYNGSLPPNSVHRGLAPCPAVTAVMRNPVYTVRSHRVHTSNCPSVASQICHQHTHTSPQHQGRLSLDLSQQKRTSDYSESSSSRSSRASHGTNSLPSSARLGSSNNVQYRTERIKIPSTPRYPRSMLGSDRGSLSHSECSSPSLITPPHSPLNLETSSFASSQSQGSISTLPRISVSPLPIGERRKDRPYLEEPRNVIVHKGAEPLGISIVGGENGGIFVSKVTGGSIAHQAGLEYGDQLLEYNGINLRNATEQQARLIIGQQCDTITIMAQYNPHMYQLGIHSRSSSRLEPVSTHSTPQGSGAATPDNHSTIDTLSEQDEGTLTPSSKQTTPTTSPNNFIRMPSEGSKKVDEPRLVTVRRPGVEVGVTLCGGNLLGVYIESLDEDSPARGPDGLLPGDIILEYNSVNMKNKTAEEVYVEMLKPAETVTFKVQHRPDDFSTLKDVPGDGFYIRALYDRVGEAEGDLNFKKDDILYVDESLPKGSFGTWMAWQLDENAQQIQRGQIPSKYMMDQEFYRRHSVTEMKEDSSKTLSAAARRSFFRRKQKHKRSSSKDSKEMVALDAISTDSIPFLDDCVSLAYQRVQKVECTSPRPVLILGPLTDAVKEMLVKDSPGKFCRCLLEVMKASQQAIERGVKDCLFIDYKRRSGHFDVTTVASIKEITDKGCHCLLDIAPHAIERLHSVHIYPIVVFVRYKNAKQIKKDFSPKTLTGKISNREQKDPVYLRDKVSQKHSKEQFESAQKIEQEYSKFFTGIVQGGTLPYICTQIMTIVDQEQSKVLWTPLGCP; translated from the exons ATGGAGCCAAAGCACAAAGAGTTGCTAGACCAGTGCCACCAGAACTTATTGGAGTCCATAACCGATGCGGACCGACTGATTGAGCTGCTGATTATTTCTGGTACCTTGAGCCAGCTCGATAGGTTTGAACTGGACCAGAACTGTTCGTCCAGCGCCGAGAAAGTAGACCACCTTCTGAAGATGCTGATGAACAAGGAGAGCGACCATTTCCTCGACCTGTGTGTGGCCCTGGAGAAGGCATACCCTGACCTGTATACTGCCCTGTTCAGCAACAACGGCGGAGGACCTGTGGACCACTCCACCG GTTCCACGTACAGCGTTCTCTCCACTATGCCATCTGACTCAGAAAGCAGCAGCTCCCTCAGTAGCGTTG GTTCGCCCGTTAACGGTGAAGCATCCTCCCCACCCCCCGCCATTAACGACAACCGGCCATCCGGTGACAACCTGGACACCATCTTGTTCCAGCTCCGCCAGGTGACCAGGGAGAGGGATGAGCTCCGTAAGCGTCTGGCGTTGGCATCGCCTGGGACCACCTTCGATGACTGCAG GCCAAATTCCAAACCCAGTCATGACTATGAGCGTCTCAAAAGTCAGTGCATGAGGGCCATGGCAGATCTGCAGTCTCTTCAGAACCAGCACACCAAAACGCTCAAGAGGTGCGAGGAGGCTGTAAAAGAGGCTGACTTCTACCA CATGCTGCACAGCCGCATCTTGGGCGAACAGACCCAGCTGAAGGAGGAGATGGAGACACTCAGGAGGGACGACACTCAACTTGTCCGAGAGCACAACCACCTAAAACAGAGCTGTGAGGAGCTCAAACGACTGCACAGTCAGGACCAGAAAGAGTTGGCAGACCTCCGGCTGCAGCAACAGCAG GTAATGAGAGAGAAGGGCTCTTCAGAGGTGTTAAACAAACTGTATGACACAGCTATGGACAAGCTGGAGGGCGTGAAGAAGGAGTATGACGCCCTGAGCAAGCGCTACAGTGAGAAGGTGGCTAACCACAACACAGACCTGAGCCGCCTTGAGCAGGCCGAGGAGGAGAACCGAAGGCTGCAGAAGCAGATGGACGCGCTGCTCAAACAGCGAGACTCGGCCATGCACTACCAGCAGCAGTACTCCACCTCGATAAGGAG GTTTGATTCAGTGCAGCAGGAACTGAACAAGTCCTCGGCGCAGAACAAGGAgctgcagagagagatggagcgcCTGCAGTCGGAGGTGACACGCTACAAGAACTTGCAGCTGAAGGCAGCCAAGGACTGCGAGAAGTACAAGGAGGAGAGGGACTCTGTGTTCAACGAGTATCGTCTCATCATGAGTGAGAGGGACCAGGTGATCAAGGAGCTGGACAAGTTGCAGACAGAACTGGAGGCAGCCGAGGCCCGACTGAAAAACACCTCTTCAGAGAGAGTGGTTGCCAGTGAAGAGTTGGAGGCACTCCGGCAG GAGTTAAACTCGTCACTGGTGGACCGCGACAGGGCCATCTGCGAGAGGAACGAGCTGCTGGAGAAGTACTGCCACGAGGTGAAGGATAAGGCCGAGGCTCAGAAGGAGCTGAGTCAGGCCTGCAAGGACATCGAGATGGTACGGGAGGAGAGGGACGTGGCCCGCAAAGAGAGGACGGAGGCCATCATTCAAAGGGATCAGTTGCTCCGAGAGTACTATCAGGCCAGACAG AAACAAGACTCGGCCACCCTGGACATGGAACGAGCCAATAAGGAGATTGAGATGCTGAGGAAACAGTATGAGGCCATGTCCCAGGAACTGAAGGAGGCCACGCAGGAGGCGGAGGTGGCCAAATGTCGACGGGACTGGGCCTTTCAAGAGAGGGACAAAATAGtggcagagagggagagcatAAG GACTCTGTGTGATAACCTACGGCGGGAGAGGGACCGGGCAGTCAGCGATCTGGCCGATGCCCTGCGTAATCTCGACGATATGAGGAAACAGAAGAATGATGCGTTGCGAGAGCTCAAAGAACTAAA AGAGAAGATGGAGAGCCAGCTGGAGAAGGAGGCCCGGTTCTGTCAGCTAATGGCCCACAGCTCTCACGACTCAGCCATCGACACAGACTCCCTGGAGTGGGAGACAGAGGTGGTGGAGTTTGAGAAAAACAGG GACGACATGGATTTAAAGGCACTTGGGTTTGATATCGCTGAGGGGGTAAATGATCCGTATTTACCAGGAGATTGTGGTATATTTGTTACAAGAGTGGACAAAGGAAGTATCGCAGATGGAAGGTTAAG AGTGAATGATTGGTTGTTGAAGATTAATGACATGGACCTGACCAATAAGGACAGAAAGCAGGTGGTGAAGGCCTTCCTTAATGGTGGCGGATTGATCAACATGGTAGTacgaagaaggaagtctctgggAGGAAGGCTCCTCACTCCTGTCCACATCAACCTCGTGGGACACCAAG ACAGTGGTATTGGTCTGGAGAGCGGTGTGTTTGTCACTGCCCTTGTCCAGGGCAGTCCAGCAGCCAGGGAAGGCTCTCTCACAGTTGGAGACAGACTTATCGCT ATAAATGGCATTGCTCTGGATAACAAATCTGTGACAGAGTGTGAGGCTCTGTTGAGGAGCTGCAGGGACTCTCTTAGCCTCTCTCTCATGAAG TTCTTCCCTCACAGCACGTCAGGCCAGAACATCTTTGAGAGTCTGCGTGAGTCTTCAGAGAAGTCCAATGGGCGCATTCACCTGTCTGAGATTCACTCCCGGAACAGCCGCaacctgaaacacaacagctcGACACAGACTGACATATTCTGCCCTGATGTTGGAACCACCAGCACAAGTAGCATCTCTGGGGAGAGGAGGAAGGTCAGAGGAGAATCTGATGAGGTGTACAGTGACATCAGCAAGCCGTTCTCCACGGGGTCCCTCCATGCTACTAGCCTTCGGCCGGCCTCTGACTTGGGCACTGGCCGCTATGGCCCCAGTGCTTTCCAAGAGTGCTGTCCCTACACAAAGGCGCCTTCCTCCTTGCCCTTTGACCCTGTCTCTGCCTCAGACTGCATCACAATGGAGACAACCCTGGAGAAGAAGCACAGTGGGGGCACATGGCCCAAGATGATGGTGGGAGGTATGTCGGTTGCACCAGATAACACCAGTCCAGTCACAGCAGCAGCCCAGCTCTCCATCTACAAATCGCCCAAGCAGAGGAAGTCCATCTTCGACCCAGACACTTTCAAACGCCCCGAAACACCTTCCTCTAAGATGGAGTACatggcagccaatcagattgcaGCAGTGGCCGCCGCTGCAACTTCCCACTCCCCGCAGCCTTCGAAGACAgagtccctctcctcctcatcaacCCCTACCCCAACCCCTCCAACCCCACCCACTCGCAGTGACTCCTTCAAGTTCAAACACAAACATCAAAGCAgctctgcctctgactgcaCGATCACCTCAGACGGCAAGGGAGAGGCTGCCATCTCCATGGCGGCGGGAGAGAGAAGCGAGCGAGAAAGAGACAGGAATGGAAACCACTATTTCCTGGACGGCAAGGTCCTGACCTCGAGGAAGTCATGCGATGAGGACATCGGCCGAACCAGAGGGGAGGAGCCAGAGGTGAAGAGGCCGCGCCCCAAATCTGCCCCCGCCCTTCGACGGAGGATGACCCCCCAGACCATCACTCTTCCCTCCTTCCAA AGCTACTCTAACGATGAGCATTCACCAGAGCCCAGGGACATGCTGCGTTCCTCCCCCAGCCGCTCCCATAGGCACAGCGTCGGCTTTGTCCCCACAGTCTACAATGGCTCACTACCTCCTA ATTCAGTCCACCGGGGTCTGGCTCCTTGCCCCGCTGTGACAGCCGTGATGAGGAATCCAGTGTACACCGTGCGCAGTCACCGTGTTCATACCAGCAACTGTCCATCTGTCGCCTCCCAGATATGTCACCAGCACACCCACACCAG cCCACAACACCAGGGTCGTCTGAGCCTGGACCTGAGCCAGCAGAAGCGCACAAGTGACTACTCTGAATCCTCATCGTCACGCAGCAGCAGAGCTTCACACGGTACAAACTCACTGCCCTCCAGCGCACGACTCG GTTCCTCCAATAATGTCCAGTACCGCACAGAGAGGATCAAAATCCCTTCCACTCCCCGCTACCCTCGCTCCATGCTGGGGTCAGACAGAG GCTCCCTCTCACACTCTGAGTGTAGCAGTCCCAGTCTCATCACACCTCCGCATTCGCCACTCAATCTGGAGACTTCCTCGTTTGccagcagccaatcacaagGCTCCATTTCCACTTTACCTCGGATCTCAGTCAGCCCTTTGCCAATAGGGGAGCGCAGGAAAGACAG GCCATACTTGGAGGAGCCCCGCAATGTAATTGTGCACAAAGGCGCGGAGCCTCTGGGCATCTCCATCGTCGGTGGGGAGAACGGAGGGATCTTTGTTTCTAAAGTTACTGGAGGTAGCATCGCCCACCAGGCAGGATTGGAGTATGGAGACCAATTACTGGAG TATAACGGCATCAACCTGCGGAACGCTACGGAGCAGCAAGCTCGACTCATCATCGGCCAGCAGTGTGACACCATCACCATTATGGCCCAGTACAACCCACACATGTACCAGCTGGGCATCCACTCCCGCTCCAG CTCCCGCTTGGAGCCAGTCAGTACTCACTCGACTCCCCAGGGGAGCGGAGCCGCCACCCCCGACAATCACTCCACCATCGATACACTCAGCGAACAGGACGAGGGCACGCTCACTCCTTCCTCCAAACAGACCACACCCACTACAAGTCCCAACAATTTCATCAG AATGCCGTCTGAGGGCAGCAAGAAGGTGGATGAGCCGAGGCTTGTGACGGTGCGCAGGCCTGGGGTGGAGGTGGGAGTGACACTCTGCGGAGGGAACCTACTGGGCGTTTACATAGAGAGCCTGGATGAGGACAGTCCAGCCAGAGGCCCTGATGGGCTGCTTCCTGGGGACATCATTCTGGAG TACAACTCGGTGAATATGAAGAATAAGACGGCAGAAGAGGTTTACGTCGAGATGCTGAAGCCTGCAGAGACGGTCACATTCAAGGTGCAGCATCGGCCAGATGACTTCAGCACACTCAAAGATGTTCCAGGAGATGGCTTTTATATTAG AGCACTTTACGACCGGGTGGGGGAGGCTGAGGGGGACCTCAATTTCAAGAAGGATGACATCCTGTACGTGGATGAGTCTTTACCAAAGGGCAGCTTCGGGACATGGATGGCCTGGCAGCTAGATGAGAATGCACAGCAGATCCAGAGGGGGCAGATCCCCAGCAAGTACAT gatgGACCAAGAGTTTTACCGCAGACACAGTGTGACCGAAATGAAGGAAGACTCCAGTAAGACTCTCTCTGCAGCGGCCCGCAGATCCTTCTTCAGgagaaaacagaaacacaaacgcaGCAGCTCCAAAGACAGCAAAGAGATGGTGGCTCTGGACGCCATCAGCACAGACTCCATCCCCTTCCTTGATG ACTGTGTGAGCCTGGCATACCAGCGGGTCCAGAAGGTGGAGTGCACGTCTCCCCGACCGGTACTCATCCTTGGGCCGCTCACTGACGCCGTCAAGGAGATGCTGGTCAAAGATTCTCCTGGGAAgttctgcagatgtttactgG AGGTGATGAAGGCATCCCAGCAAGCCATCGAGCGGGGCGTCAAAGACTGCCTCTTCATCGACTACAAGCGCAGGAGTGGCCATTTTGACGTGACCACTGTTGCTTCTATAAAGGAAATAACCGATAAG ggcTGTCACTGTTTGCTCGACATTGCCCCGCACGCCATCGAAAGGCTCCACAGCGTTCACATTTATCCAATTGTTGTCTTCGTCCGTTACAAAAACGCAAAGCAGATCAA AAAAGATTTCTCTCCCAAGACCCTCACTGGCAAAATAAGTAACAG ggAGCAGAAAGATCCGGTTTATCTGCGGGATAAAGTCTCTCAAAAACATTCCAAGGAGCAATTTGAAAGTGCACAGAAGATAGAGCAAGAGTACAGCAAATTCTTCACAG GTATTGTCCAAGGCGGCACCCTGCCTTACATTTGCACTCAGATCATGACTATAGTTGATCAAGAACAAAGTAAAGTCCTGTGGACTCCACTCGGCTGCCCCTAG